A part of Cannabis sativa cultivar Pink pepper isolate KNU-18-1 chromosome 6, ASM2916894v1, whole genome shotgun sequence genomic DNA contains:
- the LOC115695473 gene encoding protein neprosin-like, with protein MDIREFFMLLAIMLCTLLCYCKSEEQLMQLSRDEELEIENRLERLNKSSVKSIKTQNGDTYDCIDFYKQPAFDHHLLKNHIYDSQIKPSSRPKVMTNEKSRNDVEQISINNMFNNETCPSGTVPIRRYTKEDLIRAKLFTKSYSARIRSINLENASFHHAIVRTKFDPSKKYNGGWTNASFYTLDVIGLQYTSGRMKLQNGVDSIQAGWTINPTLYGDSKTHVFAFFQAGELSCFNTMCSGFVLTSPRAIADYILDERHPGTVPVREFQITIYRDQITGNWWLEFGDIQIGYWPSSIFTDLKDLATYVDWGGETYSPIGQPGPPMGSDLFLKHDARYDTYCRQLSIINEAHNLEDAKSTESFSTDVNFYQVENWGYKPFFGYVMTYGGPGPR; from the exons ATGGATATCAGAGAATTTTTTATGTTGCTTGCTATAATGTTGTGTACACTTTTGTGTTATTGTAAATCTGAAGAACAACTAATGCAGTTATCAAGAGATGAAGAGTTGGAAATAGAGAACCGACTTGAGCGATTGAACAAGTCATCCGTCAAGAGTATAAAA ACACAGAATGGAGATACATATGATTGTATCGATTTTTACAAACAACCAGCATTTGATCATCATTTACTAAAGAACCACATATATGATTCTCAG ATAAAACCTTCTTCTCGTCctaaagtgatgacgaatgaAAAGTCTCGAAATGATGTGGagcaaatatcaataaataacaTGTTTAACAATGAAACATGTCCATCTGGAACCGTTCCAATAAGAAGATATACCAAGGAAGATCTTATTAGAGCCAAATTATTTACCAAGTCTTATTCTGCAAGAATTCGTTCTATTAATCTGGAAAATGCTAGTTTTCAT CATGCGATTGTTCGAACAAAATTTGATCCGAGCAAAAAATACAATGGAGGTTGGACAAATGCAAGCTTTTATACATTGGATGTTATTGGCTTACAATATACTTCAGGTCGAATGAAATTGCAAAATGGAGTTGATAGCATTCAAGCTGGTTGGACA ATAAATCCTACATTATATGGAGATAGTAAAACTCACGTTTTTGCATTTTTTCAA GCTGGTGAATTATCTTGTTTTAATACGATGTGTTCAGGTTTTGTTTTAACTAGCCCTCGTGCTATAGCCGATTATATTCTAGATGAAAGACACCCGGGTACTGTTCCTGTAAGGGAATTCCAAATCACTATTTATCGG GATCAAATTACTGGAAATTGGTGGCTTGAGTTTGGAGATATTCAAATTGGGTATTGGCCATCAAGCATATTTACTGACTTGAAAGATTTGGCTACGTATGTTGACTGGGGAGGAGAAACTTATAGTCCAATTGGTCAACCTGGTCCTCCGATGGGTTCTGATTTATTTCTAAAACACGATGCTCGTTATGATACATATTGTCGACAATTATCAATTATAAATGAGGCCCACAACTTAGAAGATGCTAAAAGTACAGAAAGTTTTTCTACTGATGTTAACTTTTATCAAGTAGAAAATTGGGGATATAAACCTTTTTTTGGATATGTCATGACATATGGTGGACCTGGCCCTAGATAA